GAAATCGGTGGCGGATTCGGAGTCGGTAGACTCGGCATCGGTGGTGGCGGCGGAGTCGGTGGCGACGGGGAAGAGGCCGGCGTCCATGTCGGCGCGGACTTCGGCCGGGTCGGCGCCGAAGGACTCCGCGATGGTCTGGGCCAGGTTGTCGTAGAATGTATCCGTGGCTTCGATACCGATGAAGTTTTCGGCGCGCTGGCGGAGTCCGTCCATGAAGGCTTGGGGCGCGGAGGTGAAGATGACCTTTTGTAGGAGGCCAGTGACGGTCTGGGTTTCGATGTCGTTGCGCGGGTTGTTGAGGAAGCGGAGTTTGAGGCCGAGGCGTTCGTCGCTGACGGTGTCGGGCGGGAAGACGAGGGCGAAGCGGAGCGTGTTGTCGTCGATGAGGTCGCGGACGTTTTGTTCGGTGAGCGGCGTCTTGGTGCCGTCGGCGGCGACGGATTGGGTGAGCACCTTGAAGGAGGACTCGGCTTGGAGTGCGGTGATGATGGTGTCGGCGATGGGGGCGTCGGTTTGTTTGACGACGGCGATCTTGATGCCGGCGGGGCCACTGCCGCCGGAGCCGGTGACGCCGAAGACGTTGCCGAAGATGTAAACCAGCACGAGCGGCACGATGAAGGTGAGGCCGAAGGCGGTTTTGTTGCGCAGAAACAAGCGGATGTCTTTGCGGAGGAGCGTGAGGATCGTGCGCATGGCGAGAGCGGGAAAAGGGCTGGCGGTGACTTATTCGCGGAAGGCTTTGCCGGTGAGGTGCAGGAAGACGTCCTCGAGGCCGGGGCGGGAGAGGGTGCAGGCGGAGGAGGGCACGCCGTATTTTTCGGTGAGGGCGAAGACGGTGGAGAGTGGGGTGCCGGGGTGGAGCGCGATCTGGTGGCCGTCGTCGGTGGTGGTGACGGTGCCGTGGGCGGCGAGGGCCGGGAGGGCGGCGGTGGCGGCGGCGCTGAGGGGCAGGCCGAGTTGCTCGCTGGAGGGGAGGTGGCCGAGCAGGTCGTTCAGGGAACCGTCGGCGAGGATTTTGCCGTGGTCGATGATGGCGATGCGGGAGCAAAGGCGGGTGGCCTCCTCCATGTAGTGGGTGGAGTAGATGATGGTGAGGCCCTCGGCGGCGCGTTTTTCGAGGAACTCGAAGATGGCGTTGCGGGACTGCGGATCGACGCCGACGGTCGGCTCGTCGCAGAGGAGGAGCTTGGGGCGATGGAGCAGCGCGGCGACGAGGTTGAGGCGGCGTTGCATGCCGCCGGAGAAGGTTTTGACGCGGTGTTTGCGGCGGTCGGCGAGACCGACGGCGGCGAGGCCCTCGTCGATGCGCTCCTGGAGGGTGGCGCGATCGAGGGCGAAGAGTTCGCCGAAGACGCGGAGGTTTTCCTCGGCAGTGAGGTCGTCGTAGAGCGCGATGGTTTGGGGGACGAGGCCGAGGTCGCGGCGGGTCCGGGCGGCGGCGGGGCCGAAGCCGGCGGGCTGACCTGCGAGGGTGATGGTGCCGGCGTCGGCGGGTTTGAGTCCGGCGATGAGCGACATGAGGGTCGACTTGCCGGCGCCGTTGGGGCCGAGCAGGCCAAAAAATTCACCGGGACCGATGTCGAGGGAGACGCCGTCGAGGGCGGTGAGTTTGCCGTAGTGCTTGGTGAGCGAAGTGATCGCGAGCATGCGATCCGTTCTGCGGGCGTGTAGGCGGGGCGGCGAACGGAAAGCGGTGAACCGTGACCAACGGGCTAGTCACGGTGTGCCGGGGTCATGGTGGTGGGGGCGGCGCGGAGCGGGCCGAGGGGCAGGGCTCTTCTGGCTCCTTGTTGTCTTTCTCTTTATCTTTATCACGGGCCGCGAGTGGCGGGCGGATTTCGCGGGGCGGGGAGAAAGATAAAGATAAAGAATAAAGAGAAAGATTTGGGGGGGGGCCGAGGCTGGATGCCTCGGCCACGGTGGATTTTTTAGCCGAGGCGGGCTTTGAGGGGGGCGAAGGCTTCGTCGGGGATGATGGGGCCGAGGTGTTTGACGGTTTCGGCGCCGACGTGACTGGCGATGCGGCCGGACTCGGCGAGGGATTTGCCGCGGAGGTGGGCGCTGAGGAAACCGGCGGCCCAGGAATCACCGGCGCCGTTGGTGTCGACGACGTTGTCGACGAGCACGGGTTCGATGCGGTGAAGCTCATCGCCGCGGGCGATCCAGGCGCCGTCCTTGCCGACCTTGACGGCGGCGGTCACGCCGTGGGAGGCGAGGCGACGGGCGAGTTGGTCGTAGGGCGTGGTGGTGTCTTCGAAGAGGGCGCGGATCTCGTCCTCGTTGGCGAAGATGATGTCGAAGCCCTCGGCGAGTTGGCTGAAAATCCAAGGACGAGTGGCGTTGATGACCTCGAAGGAGGCGAGGTCCATCGACACGGTGCAGCCGGCGGTGCGGGCGGCGGCGAGGACGGCGTTGATGAGGGCTTCGTTGAAGACGAGGTAACCCTCGATGTGGGCGTGACGGCAGCCGGCGAAATCGGCCGGGCTGATCTCGTCGGGCGAGAGGGTCATGGCGGCGCCGAGGTCGGTGCGCATGGTGCGGTCGGCGTCGGGCGTGGTGAGGATGAGCGACCGGGCGTTGGGGACGGTGCCGGTTTTGAAGCGGGAGGTGTCGATGCCGAGGGCGGCGAAGCGGTTGCGGTAGGTGGCGGCGACGTCGCAGTTGCCGAGCTTGCCGAGAAAGGTGGTGCGCAGGCCGAGCCGGGTGGCGTTGAGGGTGGCGTTGGCCGCGGAGCCGCCGGTGGAGGTGGCGGGAGCGGTGGGCAGGTGGGCGAGTATGCCGCTCATCTCGGCGTCGTTGACGAGCACCATGCCGCCCTTGTCGCCGGCGACGTGTTGGGTGAGGAAGTCCTCGGGCACGGGGGCGAGCAGGTCCATGATGGGGGACCCGACGCCGATGAGATCAATGGCGGAAGCGGACATGGCGAAACGAAACGGAGCGGAGCGGTGAAGCGCGGGGCGGCGCGGGGCGCGGCGGGGCGGGTGCTTATTGGGACGTGACTTGGATGTTGGTCGAGAGCAGGACCTCGTCGTCGATCTCGATGAGCAGGTCGTATTGGCCGGGGGCGGGGAAGGTGAGGTTGCGCACCTCGTTGATGAGATTGATGCGCTGGAGGGGGCTCTTGGATTCGAACTCGCGCTCGATGAGCGGCTGCATCTGAGCGGGGTCGACGCCCATGGAAATGCGGACCTTGTGCTTGCCGGGTTGGACGTCGCTCACGGTCAGAAACCAGACCATGTAGGGGTGGACGAACGGGAACTGGCGGCCGCAGATATTGGAGAAGATGCCGAGGATGGTGTGTTTGCCGGTGGCGGGGTCGATGTGGACACCGTCGCAGGTCAGCCAAACGAGGACTTGAGGTTTAGATTGCACGGGTGGGAGTGGGCGGAGGGGCTGTGGTTGTGGCAAGCGGGGAATTGCTTGGCGTGAGGAGAATTGGCGATTTGGTGGAAGGGGTCTTATGGAGCACGTTGAAGCCGCTTTGCAGAACCTGAATGCCTACCCGCGCTGGCTGGTGGCGAGCTGTGTGATCGTGGTGGCGCTGGCGGTGCTCTGGGTGCTGGGCAAGCTGCTCAAGTGGACGGTCTATGTGATCGTGGGGCTGGCGGCGCTGGCGGTGATCGGTGGCGGGGTCTGGTGGTGGCTGGGCTGAGCAGGAAAAGCTGAAAGGCTAAAAGGCTGAAAAGCTGAAATTGGGCAGACGGGGGGAGCTGGAGGTTACGGGGGCTTTGCCCTACTTCGTGCGCGAAAGCGTGGCGAATAGGGTCTCCGGGGAGCTTTTTCTTGTCAGTGTTCGGGGGGCACCGTTAACCCGTTTGAATGAAATATATTTTCGTGACGGGTGGGGTGGTTTCGTCCTTGGGAAAGGGCCTTACCGCAGCGGCTCTCGGAGCGTTGCTGGAGGTCCGCGGGTTGCGCGTCCGCATTCAGAAATTTGACCCCTACCTGAACGTCGATCCGGGCACGATGAGCCCGTTTCAGCACGGCGAGGTGTATGTGCTCGAAGACGGTGCCGAGACCGATCTCGACCTGGGTCACTACGAGCGTTTCACGAGCGGCAAACTCTCGCGCCTGAACAGCCTGTCGTCGGGCCAGGTCTACGAGAGCGTGATTCAGAACGAGCGCCGCGGCATGTATCTGGGCAAGACGGTGCAGGTGATCCCGCACGTCACCAACGAGATCAAAGAGCGCATTTATCAGGGCGGCAAAGACGTCGACGTGTTGATCACCGAGATCGGCGGCACGACGGGTGACATCGAGGGGTTGCCCTTCCTCGAAGCGATGCGCCAGTTCGCCCTCGAAGTGGGGCCGCGCGACTGTCTCTTCATCCATGTGACGCTGGTGCCCTATCTCGGTGCGGCGGGCGAGTTGAAGACCAAGCCCACCCAGCAGTCGGTAGCGAAGCTGCGCGAGATCGGTATCCAGCCGCACATCGTGGTGTGCCGTTGCGAGCACCCGATGGATCAGGGCATGCGCGACAAGATTTCCATGTTCTGCAACGTGCCGGTGAAGGCCGTGGTGGAGTGCCGCGACGTGTCGTCGATTTACGAACTGCCGCATGCGCTGCAGCGCGAAGGCATGGACGATCTGGTGGTCGACCTCTTCGGCATGAAGCGTCCGATGCCGGACAAAAACCCGTGGGACAACATCGTGCAGCGCATCAACAATCCGCGCCACGAGGTGACCATCGGCGTGGTGGGCAAATACATCGAGCTGCAGGACGCCTACAAATCGGTCTACGAGTCGGTGACTCACGCGGGCATCGCGAACCATTGCCGGGTGAACGTGGTGCGCATCGACGCCGAGGATTTGGAGGCCAAGAACGGCCTCGAGCTGCTCAAGAATCTCGATGGCATTCTGGTGCCAGGCGGCTTCGGCGATCGCGGCACGGAGGGCAAAATCGCGGCGGCCAAATACGCCCGCGAGAACGGCGTGCCGTATTACGGCCTCTGCCTCGGTCTGCAGATCGCGGTGATCGAGTTCTGCCGCAACGTGCTCAAGTTGAAGGGCGCCAACTCGCTGGAGTTTGATCCGGATGCGAAGGAGCCCGTCATCATGATCATGGAGGAGCAGAAGAAGATCGTGGATAAAGGCGCCACCATGCGTCTCGGCAGCTACGAGTGTCAGCTGCAGCCCGGCACACTCGCGCGCAAGGCCTACGGCCAAGAGTATGTGCGTGAGCGCCATCGTCACCGGTTTGAGGTCAACAACGCCTATGTCGGTCAGATGCAGCGCGCCGGTCTGACCATCAGCGGCATCAACCCGCGTCGCAACCTGGTCGAGATCGTGGAAATCAAGAAGCACCCCTGGTTCGTGGCGGTGCAGTTCCACCCGGAATTTCAGTCGAAGCCCAGCGAGGCGCATCCGCTGTTCGCAGCCTTTGTGAAGGCGGCGATGAAGCACAAGTCGGGGGCGGCCAAGAAGGTCGCGGCGAAGAGCGCCAAGCCGGGCAAAAAGAAGGCGAGCGCGAAGAAAAAGGCCGCGACAAAGAAGGCACCGGCGGCCAAGAAGGTCGAGCCGAAGGCGGCTGAATAAGGCGCCCGCCGCGCCTTCCCACGTCCCGCCTTTTTCCGTCCTTACCGACCATGCTCTACGATCCGGAAAAACTCCTTTTGCTGGCGGGCCCGTGCTCGCTGGAAAACGAAACCATCTGCCGCACGGTGGCGACCGAACTGGTCGCGCTGCGCGAGGCGCACCCGGAGCTGAACATCGTCTTTAAAGGTTCCTTCGACAAAGCCAACCGCACCTCCATCGCGGGAGACCGCGGCACGGGTATGGCGAAGGGTTTGGAACTGCTGGCGATGGTGCAGCGCGAGTTTGGCCTGCCGGTGGTGACCGACATTCACAGCGCCGACCAATGCGCGCCGGTGGCGGAGGTCGTCGACGTGTTGCAGATCCCGGCCTTCCTGTGCCGCCAGACCGATCTGCTGCTGGCGGCGGCGGCGACCGGCAAGGTCGTGAACGTGAAGAAAGGCCAGTTCCTCTCGCCGACCGATATGGTGCATGTGGTGGGCAAACTGAAAGAGGGCGGCGCGGCCGAGATCTGGCAGACGGATCGCGGCACGACCTTTGGGTATCAGAACCTGGTGGTCGACATGCGCAGCTTCCCGATCATGGCGCAGAACGGTTACGCCACGATTCTCGATGCGACGCACAGCGTGCAGCTCCCCGGCGCGGGTGGCGGCAAGAGCAGTGGTCAGCGCGAGTTTGTGGAGCCGCTGGCCAAAGCCGCGCTGGGCGCGGGCGCGAATGGACTCTTTCTGGAGACGCATCCGGACCCGGACAACGCGATCAGCGACGGGCCCAACATGGTGCCGCTCGCCGAGTTGGCCGGTTTGCTGCGCCGCTGTCTGGCGGTGTGGCAGGCAGTGCGAACCGGTTGACTAAGGCACGGGTCTATCGCCACAGGCGTTGACCCGCACGGTCGGGCGCACCAGCATCCGCGCCTTCTGTATGTCCGATTCCACGATGGAAACCTTTCTGATCGATGTGCCCGTGCCCTCCATGGGCGCGACCGTGAACGAACTCACGGTGATCGATATCATGGTGCAGGTGGGCGACCACTTTGCCCAAGGCGACAAGCTGGCCGAGCTGGAGAGCGACAAGTCGGTCTTCGAATGGGAGGCGCCGTGCGAGGGCACGGTGGTGGCGTGGCACGTGCGGCCGGGCGATATCGTGCCGTCGGGCGCGGCCTTTGTGCGGCTGGAGACGGCAGACACGTCGCTGAAGCATTTGGAGGTGAAGGCGGACGCGGCGCCGGTTGAGGCGAAGCCGGCCGCAGCAGAGAAGCCGGCGGCTGAAGCCGCCGCTACGCCCGCAGTGGCGGCCACTCCGCCGCCTGCACCGGTGGCTCCGCCGCCAGCGCCGGCTTCGGCTCCGGCGAGCACGGGTCCGAAGTGGACGCCGCGCGCGGTGAAATTGATCAAGGAGGCTGGGCTCGATCCGGCGACGATTACGGACATCGAAGCCACGGGACCGGGCGGTCGCGTTTCGGGCGATGATGTGGCGGCTTACCTCGCGCAAAAAGCTACCGGCCCGGAAGCCGCAGTGGAACCGGCGGCTGTGCGGCCGGCGACGGCGGCGGACGAGACGGTGTGCATCGCGGGCGTGGGTTTTGCGGTGCCGAAGAACGTGCGTTCGACCAAGGACGTGCTGAAGGAATTTCCCGGTCGCACCGAGGCGGAGATGATCAAGCTCACGGGTATCCGCGAGCGCCGCTATGCCGACGAAGGGCAATCGGCCACCGACCTCGCTTCGGTGGCGGTGCAGCATGCGGTCGAGCAGGCGGGCATCGATATCAAGACGGTCGATGGCATCATCATGGCCACGATCATTCCGGACCAGCCGGTGCCTTCGATGGCCAGTGCGCTCGCGCGCAAGTTGGGCATCCCGCACGCGTTGGCGTTTGACCTCAACGCGGCCTGCTCGGGCTGGTTGTATGCGCTGGAGGTGGGCCGTTCGCTGATTCGCGGCGGCACGGCGAAGAACCTGATCGTGGTGACGGCCGAGTTGTTGTCGCGCATCACCAACCCGAAGGATCACGAGACGGCGTTTCTCTTTGGTGACGGTGCCGGCGCGGCGGTGTTGACCGATGCGGGCGGCGGCCACCGGCTGCACCGCATGGCGCTCTCGGGTGACGCGACCTATTACGCGGCGATTCAGCGGCGCGGCGGCGGGGCCAACAAGCCGTGGCCGAAGCCGGAGGATATCGATATCAAAGATTTCTATCTGCAGATGGACGGCGGCACGGTGTTCAAGAACGCCGTGATCTCGTTTGCCAATCAGATCGAGGCGACGTTGGCGCGGCACAACCTGAAGCCGGAGGATATCGAATGGGTGGTCCCGCATCAGGCCAACGAGCGGATTCTGCGCGCGGTATCGAAGCGGGTCGGCATTCCGTTTGATCGCTTCGTGGTGACGATTTCCCGCTACGGCAATACCTCCGGCGCCAGCGTATCGATGGCGCTCGGTTGGGGCGCGGAAGAGGAAATCTTCCAGACGGGCGACCGCATCATCTTTTGCAGTGTCGGCGCGGGTCTGACCTACGCGGGCGGTCTGCTCGTGTGGTGAGTCAGGCGCCGGCGGCGGTGCCGCCGGTCATTCTGGCTGCAGGGCCAGGCTGATGGCGTCGGACAGAGACTGCAGGGTGAAGGGTTTGCTGACGAAGGCCTTGAAGCCTTCGGCGCGAGCGCGGCCGGCATCCATCTGGCCCCCGAAACCGACGATCATGATGATCGGTAGGTCCGGGTATTTGGTCCAAACCGCTTTGCCGAGATCGACGCCGGTGAGGCCGGGCATGAAGTAGTCGGTCACCACGAGGGCAAACTCGTCGGGGTTGTGCAGCAGGCGATCGCGCGCGGTGCGGGCATCGTTCATGGACTCGGCCCGGTAGCCGAGGCGGTTGATGAGGGAGCAGGCGACCTTGGCGACGGCCGGTTCGTCGTCGACGACGAGGATGCGTTCGCCTTTGCCGGTGGGCAGGGGAGAGGCTCCGCGGTCGGCGGCGGACGGGGCGAGGGCGTCGCGGGCGGCCGGGATGTAGATGGAGATGCAGGTGCCCTGGCCCGGGGTGCTGTCGGCAAAGATCGCGCCGTCGTGACCGACGACGATGCCGTGCACCATGGCGAGACCGAGGCCGGTGCCTTCGCCGGGCGGTTTGGTGGAGAAGAACGGTTCGAAGATGCGTTGCAGGGTATCTTCATCCATGCCGGAGCCGGTGTCCGCGACCTCGAGCAGCAGGTAGTCGCCGGGGTTGAGGGGCGGGCGGCGTTGGGCTTGAGCGGGGGTGAAGGACGCCTCGCTGAGGCGGATGGTGATCTCGCCGGGGCGATTGCCGATGGCGTATTTGGCGTTGTTGCAGAGGTTGAGGAGGATCTGGTTGATCTGCCCGATGTTGGCGACGGCGAGACGCTTGGTGCGCAGGTCGGTGGCGACCACGATGTTGGTGCGCACGGTGTTGTTGAACTGGCCGATGGCGTCGCGGATGACGTTGCGCAGATCGATCGGTTCGCGCTTGGAGGGCTCGTTGCGGCTGAATAGGAGGATCTGGGCCACGAGGTCCTTGGCGCGGGCGCAGGCTTGGCGGATGTCGCGCATACCGTCGCGCCAGTGCTCGGGCAGGCCGTTTTCGGCGGCATCCATTTCGAGCAATTCGCCGGAGGCGGAGATTACGGCGAGGAAGTTATTGAAGTCGTGCGCGATGCCGCCGGCGAGGTTGCCGATGGCTTCCATCTTCTGGGCCTGGCGCAGGCTGCGCTCCATCTGGGCGCGCTCGATTTCGGCCCGGCGACGGATGGAGATATCGCGCAGGACGCCGATGCGGCGGTTTTCGCCGAACTCATCGACGGCGACACGTTGGCTGCGGGCGATGATGTGGCGGATGGTGCCGTCGCCGCATTCGAGGGCGAATTCGACTTGGTGGGATTCGGTGTCGTGGGCGTCGGGCGAGAAGACGAGGGCGGCGGCGGCGCGTTGTTTGGGGGGGACGCGGCGAGCGAAGAGGTCCCAGTTGAAGCTGCGTTGGCCCGGGGGCTGGTCGAGCAGGTCGAGGGCTTCGCGGGACCAGGTGGAGATGCCGCGGTCGAAGTCGAAGGCGAAGCTGCCCATGTGGGCGACCTGGAAGGCGAGGGTCAGCTGGTTGTTGGTGCGGTGGCGTTCTTCGATTTCGGCCTCGAGATTGCGAATGGAGGCGACGAGGCGGTCGTTGAGCTGGCGAATTTCGGATTCGGAGGCGGCGAGGGCGGCGTTGGTGGCGGAGAGTTCGTCGACCTTGGTTTCGAGCTTCATCGACATGCGCCGGCTGTGGCCTTCGAAGAAGGCTGCGCCGGGTCCCTTGGGCCGCACCGGGCGCGGGGGCTTGGCGCGCACGTCGCGGATGACTTCCTCGAAGCGGGCGACCACACGTTCGGGGTCGAAGGGTTTGATGAGGTAACAATCGGCCCCGACGTCGTGCGCGAAGTGTTCGTCGCTCTCGTCGGTGAAGGTGGCGGTGTAGATGACGAAGGGGACGGTGCAGGTGGTCGGATCGCTGCGCAGGATGTGGCAGAGTTCGAAACCGTCCATGCGGGGCATGAGGGCGTCGGAGACGACGAGATCGGGCAGGCCCCGGGATTTGATGAGGTCGACGGCTTCCTCGCCGTTGACGGCGGGCCAGACGGTATGGCCGGCGTCGCGCAGGAGCTGCTCGAGCAGGTAGATGCTGTTGCGGTTATCCTCTACGATGAGAATGGTGTAGCTCACGACGAAAGGAGGGCTTGGGCGCGCTGCATGAAGTCGTCCGGGTCGAACGGCTTTTCGAGGTATTCGCGCACGCCGAGGTCGAGGGCACGTTGGCGCTCGCCGGGCATGGCGTAAGAGGAGGCGACGAGGACGGGGATGTCGCGAGTTTGTGCGGAGGCCTTGAGGTGCTCAAGGGTCTCGTAGCCGTCCATCACGGGCATCTCGATGTCCAAGACGATGATGTCGGGCAACTGAGTGCGCGCCAAATCGAGGCCCTGCTGACCATTAGTGGCGTGGGCGACGGTGAAGCCGGCTTTCTCGAGGAGGAAGGTAGCGAGGTGACGATTCGAAGCGTTGTCTTCGATCAGAAGGGCGGTGGGCATGGCCAGAGAAGGACGGGCGGAAAGAACGCTGAGTAGAGTCGAATAAGTTGAGTGCTTTACCCTAGATTCAAGCGCCTGGCGAGATCGGAGGCAAGGTCACGGTAAAACAGGAGCCGCGGCCGAACTCACTTTTTACGGAGATGTGACCACCGAGCTTGGCGGTGAGCTTACGCACGAGGTTAAGTCCGAGACCGACGCCGTCGTAGAGGCGGCGAGCGGAGCCATCGACTTGGCGGAACGCCTCGAAGAGTTGCGGCAGGTGTTCGGCTTTGATGCCGATGCCGGTGTCGGTCACGGCGATGGTGACGCCGCCCTCGGCGGTGGCTTGGGCGGTGACGGTGACGTGGCCGTCGGGGCCGGGGGTAAACTTGATGGCGTTGGCGGCGAGGTTGAAGATGACCTGGCGCAGGCGCCGGTGGTCGCTCACGAGTATGGGCAGGTCGGGCGGGCAGGTGGTGGAGAAGGTGAGGCGCGCGGGGTCGAGGTTGGCGGTGAGTTCGGTTTCGACGGATCGGAGCAGGTCGGCGACCACTACCTCTTCGTGCATGATTTCCATGCGGCCGGAGTCGATGCGGGAGACGTCGAGCAGGTCGTTGATGAGGTCGAGGAGTTGGCGGGCGGACTGGTTGACGAGTCCGATCTGGAGGTGCTGTTCGTCGGTGAGGGGGCCGACGAGGCCGCGTTCGAGGATAGAGGAGAAGCCGATGATGGAGTTGAGCGGGGTGCGCAGCTCGTGGCTCATGGTGGCGAGGAACTCGGTTTTGAGGCGGTCGAGGTCGGTGAGTTTGAGGTTGGCGGCTTCGAGTTCGGCGGTGCGGGCGGCGACGCGTTGTTCGAGGTTTTCGTTCAGGTCGCGGAGGTTTTTCTCGGCGGCTTTGCGATCGGAGATGTCGGCGATGAAGCCCACGATCTCATCGAAGTGAGTGGAGGGGTTGCGCACGATTTCGCCCTGTTCCCAGAGCCAGCGGGTGCGGCCGTCGCGATGAGTGATCTGGTATTCGAGGGAGTAGCGGCGCGGCTCCTGCAGACGTTGGACAGCGCGCTCGACGACGTGTTGGGCCCGTGCTCGGTGGGCGGGCACGATGAGTTCGCCGAAGGAGATGGAGCGGTCGAGGAAGGCTTCGGGAGGATAGCCGGTAAGGTCGAGGGATCCGCGGCTGACCCAGAGCATGGACCAACTTTCGTCGATGAGGCAGCGGAAGGAGAGTCCTGGGAGTTGCTCGACGAGGGTTTCGAGAAGTTGGCGGTTTTCGCGCAAGGCTTCTTGGGCGGCGATGCGTTCGGTGAGGTCCGGGACGGAGATGACGAGGCAATCGTTGTAGCCGAGGCGGGTGCGGGCCGCGCAAAGCAGGACTTGGTGAGGGCGGCCGGAGGCGTCGAGGAGCTCGACGACTTGGCCGGGAAACTGGCCGTGTTGGGTGAGTTGTTGCAGGAAACGGCGGCGATCCTCGAGGTCGGCCCAGAGGCCGAGTTCGAGGCCGGTGCGACCGAGGGCGGCCTCGCGGGAGTGCCCCAAGGCATCGGTCCACGCTTGGTTGATGTCGATGAGGTGCCCCTCCGGATAGGAGGTGATGCACTGGGGGGTGGGGGATTGGTGGAAGACGCGTTGGAAGCGTTCTTCGGATTCGCGGAAGAGGCGTTCGGCGGCGAGGCGTTCGGTGACATCGAGCACGAGCGAAGAGACGCCGATGATGCGACCGTCGCTGTCGGTGATGGG
This portion of the Actomonas aquatica genome encodes:
- a CDS encoding DUF819 family protein — its product is MEHVEAALQNLNAYPRWLVASCVIVVALAVLWVLGKLLKWTVYVIVGLAALAVIGGGVWWWLG
- a CDS encoding ABC transporter ATP-binding protein → MLAITSLTKHYGKLTALDGVSLDIGPGEFFGLLGPNGAGKSTLMSLIAGLKPADAGTITLAGQPAGFGPAAARTRRDLGLVPQTIALYDDLTAEENLRVFGELFALDRATLQERIDEGLAAVGLADRRKHRVKTFSGGMQRRLNLVAALLHRPKLLLCDEPTVGVDPQSRNAIFEFLEKRAAEGLTIIYSTHYMEEATRLCSRIAIIDHGKILADGSLNDLLGHLPSSEQLGLPLSAAATAALPALAAHGTVTTTDDGHQIALHPGTPLSTVFALTEKYGVPSSACTLSRPGLEDVFLHLTGKAFRE
- a CDS encoding beta-ketoacyl-ACP synthase 3 yields the protein MSDSTMETFLIDVPVPSMGATVNELTVIDIMVQVGDHFAQGDKLAELESDKSVFEWEAPCEGTVVAWHVRPGDIVPSGAAFVRLETADTSLKHLEVKADAAPVEAKPAAAEKPAAEAAATPAVAATPPPAPVAPPPAPASAPASTGPKWTPRAVKLIKEAGLDPATITDIEATGPGGRVSGDDVAAYLAQKATGPEAAVEPAAVRPATAADETVCIAGVGFAVPKNVRSTKDVLKEFPGRTEAEMIKLTGIRERRYADEGQSATDLASVAVQHAVEQAGIDIKTVDGIIMATIIPDQPVPSMASALARKLGIPHALAFDLNAACSGWLYALEVGRSLIRGGTAKNLIVVTAELLSRITNPKDHETAFLFGDGAGAAVLTDAGGGHRLHRMALSGDATYYAAIQRRGGGANKPWPKPEDIDIKDFYLQMDGGTVFKNAVISFANQIEATLARHNLKPEDIEWVVPHQANERILRAVSKRVGIPFDRFVVTISRYGNTSGASVSMALGWGAEEEIFQTGDRIIFCSVGAGLTYAGGLLVW
- a CDS encoding CTP synthase, coding for MKYIFVTGGVVSSLGKGLTAAALGALLEVRGLRVRIQKFDPYLNVDPGTMSPFQHGEVYVLEDGAETDLDLGHYERFTSGKLSRLNSLSSGQVYESVIQNERRGMYLGKTVQVIPHVTNEIKERIYQGGKDVDVLITEIGGTTGDIEGLPFLEAMRQFALEVGPRDCLFIHVTLVPYLGAAGELKTKPTQQSVAKLREIGIQPHIVVCRCEHPMDQGMRDKISMFCNVPVKAVVECRDVSSIYELPHALQREGMDDLVVDLFGMKRPMPDKNPWDNIVQRINNPRHEVTIGVVGKYIELQDAYKSVYESVTHAGIANHCRVNVVRIDAEDLEAKNGLELLKNLDGILVPGGFGDRGTEGKIAAAKYARENGVPYYGLCLGLQIAVIEFCRNVLKLKGANSLEFDPDAKEPVIMIMEEQKKIVDKGATMRLGSYECQLQPGTLARKAYGQEYVRERHRHRFEVNNAYVGQMQRAGLTISGINPRRNLVEIVEIKKHPWFVAVQFHPEFQSKPSEAHPLFAAFVKAAMKHKSGAAKKVAAKSAKPGKKKASAKKKAATKKAPAAKKVEPKAAE
- the kdsA gene encoding 3-deoxy-8-phosphooctulonate synthase — translated: MLYDPEKLLLLAGPCSLENETICRTVATELVALREAHPELNIVFKGSFDKANRTSIAGDRGTGMAKGLELLAMVQREFGLPVVTDIHSADQCAPVAEVVDVLQIPAFLCRQTDLLLAAAATGKVVNVKKGQFLSPTDMVHVVGKLKEGGAAEIWQTDRGTTFGYQNLVVDMRSFPIMAQNGYATILDATHSVQLPGAGGGKSSGQREFVEPLAKAALGAGANGLFLETHPDPDNAISDGPNMVPLAELAGLLRRCLAVWQAVRTG
- a CDS encoding DUF6941 family protein; translated protein: MQSKPQVLVWLTCDGVHIDPATGKHTILGIFSNICGRQFPFVHPYMVWFLTVSDVQPGKHKVRISMGVDPAQMQPLIEREFESKSPLQRINLINEVRNLTFPAPGQYDLLIEIDDEVLLSTNIQVTSQ
- a CDS encoding adenosine kinase, whose product is MSASAIDLIGVGSPIMDLLAPVPEDFLTQHVAGDKGGMVLVNDAEMSGILAHLPTAPATSTGGSAANATLNATRLGLRTTFLGKLGNCDVAATYRNRFAALGIDTSRFKTGTVPNARSLILTTPDADRTMRTDLGAAMTLSPDEISPADFAGCRHAHIEGYLVFNEALINAVLAAARTAGCTVSMDLASFEVINATRPWIFSQLAEGFDIIFANEDEIRALFEDTTTPYDQLARRLASHGVTAAVKVGKDGAWIARGDELHRIEPVLVDNVVDTNGAGDSWAAGFLSAHLRGKSLAESGRIASHVGAETVKHLGPIIPDEAFAPLKARLG
- a CDS encoding ABC transporter permease, translating into MRTILTLLRKDIRLFLRNKTAFGLTFIVPLVLVYIFGNVFGVTGSGGSGPAGIKIAVVKQTDAPIADTIITALQAESSFKVLTQSVAADGTKTPLTEQNVRDLIDDNTLRFALVFPPDTVSDERLGLKLRFLNNPRNDIETQTVTGLLQKVIFTSAPQAFMDGLRQRAENFIGIEATDTFYDNLAQTIAESFGADPAEVRADMDAGLFPVATDSAATTDAESTDSESATDFLAQLVDLQNEQLAGADVKSPAATRVVGGWAIMFLLFSVSGASTSLFEEKQAGLFHRLLASPVKRSHILWSKYLFNVLMGMSQLAVLFLAGQLLFGIEALAHFPMLMVVALFASIACTAFGMLLASISPNPAAASGLATFLILTMSAIGGAWFPTSLMPEFIQSLSQLTIVYWSMEGFLAVLWAGKSLLEILPILGVLTGIAALVSAFSLWRFNRGNLFD